CAGAAGGCTTGCTGTACGGCATCCCATAAACTTTCACATTTTCCTATAATCTTACTGACATGATGTTTTAACCTTGCCCAAAATTTCTCAATCTTGTTTAAGTCAGGAGAATAGGGAGGCAGAAATATCACCTCACATCCTGCTTGCGCGATTAATTGGTTAATTCTTTGCTGAGGATGAAAACTAGCATTGTCGATGACCACTATTTGCCCTGGCAATAATTCTGGGACGAGAAATTCCTCTATCCATTTACACACTAAGCCAGTATTACAGTACCCCTTGAATAGCATTGGTGCAATAATCTCGCCATCTCGCCAACCACTAATCATGCTCAATCTCTCGGTACGATGTCCTAATTTGGTAGCGTGAAATCTCTCAGATTTGTGGCAGTATCCATAGGGATAATCAATCGTATTATCGATACCTGCTTCATCAACATATACGAATCTTTCTTTAGCACGAGTGTGTATCAGTTGCTTAAATTCTTGTCGCTGTTGCTCGTCCCTTTCTTGGTAACCGTAAGTTTTTTTTTACGGGTAAAGTTGAGTTTCCGCATTGCTTTTCCGATAAGCACTCGACTAACTGGTTTGACCCATTTTTTCGACATTTCTTTCTGGGTCAAATGTCCATGGGTTTCGGCAAATGTTTTGAATGCTTCTAGGTCATCAATCTTCGGTTTCGGTCCTCTTTGATACTCTTCGGGCGCTAGACTTCCTTTCTCTTCTCTACGTTTTAGCCACTGATCTAACGTATTTCTGCTGATGTTCAAGGTGCGGCAGACATGACTCTTTTTTTCTCCTCTGTCTATGGCTGATACTGCTTTCTTCCGTAAATCTATGCTGTAAGCTGCTGTCATTTTCGTTTCTTTTTCTGTCTCTTCTGTTTCAATTTTATGTCCTATCTTAACCTTACTTTGCTATA
This is a stretch of genomic DNA from Pseudanabaena sp. BC1403. It encodes these proteins:
- a CDS encoding IS630 transposase-related protein; protein product: MTAAYSIDLRKKAVSAIDRGEKKSHVCRTLNISRNTLDQWLKRREEKGSLAPEEYQRGPKPKIDDLEAFKTFAETHGHLTQKEMSKKWVKPVSRVLIGKAMRKLNFTRKKKLTVTKKGTSNSDKNLSN
- a CDS encoding IS630 family transposase — encoded protein: MIHTRAKERFVYVDEAGIDNTIDYPYGYCHKSERFHATKLGHRTERLSMISGWRDGEIIAPMLFKGYCNTGLVCKWIEEFLVPELLPGQIVVIDNASFHPQQRINQLIAQAGCEVIFLPPYSPDLNKIEKFWARLKHHVSKIIGKCESLWDAVQQAF